One genomic segment of Actinoplanes ianthinogenes includes these proteins:
- a CDS encoding aldo/keto reductase, translating into MFSTRIGLGCMGFSQAYGPADDEQSILTIRTALDHGVHLLDTAMSYGAGHNEQLIGRAIAGRRADAFVATKFGIVRGPDGVRLDAHPDRVRDYCDASLRRLGVDVIDLYYLHRVDPAVPIADTVGAMAALVADGKVRHLGLSEVSPEQFAQARAVHPIAAVQLEWSLAWRQPEDDIIPAARAGGAGIVAYSPLGRGLLTGALPAGPFGPGDFRAGDPRFAGEALAANLAVVEALRSKASAYAVSVGHLALAWLLAQGDDVVPIPGTRSPSRIAENAAAAELVLSADDLAFLDALAWQGDRRSFAAYGTSRSA; encoded by the coding sequence ATGTTCTCCACACGTATCGGGCTGGGCTGCATGGGGTTCTCCCAGGCGTACGGCCCCGCCGACGACGAGCAGTCGATCCTCACGATACGGACGGCGCTGGACCACGGGGTCCATCTGCTGGACACCGCCATGAGTTACGGCGCCGGCCACAACGAGCAGCTGATCGGCAGGGCGATCGCGGGCCGCCGCGCGGACGCCTTCGTCGCCACCAAGTTCGGCATCGTCCGCGGCCCGGACGGGGTGCGCCTCGACGCGCACCCGGACCGGGTCCGGGACTACTGCGACGCCTCCCTGCGGCGGCTCGGTGTCGACGTGATCGACCTCTACTACCTGCACCGGGTCGACCCGGCCGTGCCGATCGCGGACACCGTCGGCGCGATGGCCGCCCTGGTCGCCGACGGCAAGGTGCGCCACCTCGGCCTCTCCGAGGTCAGCCCGGAACAGTTCGCGCAGGCCCGCGCGGTGCACCCGATCGCCGCGGTGCAGCTGGAGTGGTCCCTGGCGTGGCGGCAGCCGGAGGACGACATCATCCCGGCGGCGCGGGCCGGCGGGGCCGGGATCGTCGCGTACAGCCCGCTCGGGCGCGGGTTGCTGACCGGCGCGCTGCCGGCCGGCCCCTTCGGGCCCGGCGACTTCCGGGCCGGAGACCCCAGGTTCGCCGGGGAGGCGCTGGCGGCCAACCTCGCGGTCGTCGAGGCGTTGCGGTCCAAGGCTTCGGCGTACGCGGTGAGCGTCGGTCACCTGGCCCTGGCGTGGCTGCTGGCCCAGGGCGACGACGTGGTCCCGATCCCCGGGACGCGCAGCCCCTCCCGGATCGCCGAGAACGCAGCCGCCGCCGAGCTCGTCCTCAGCGCCGATGACCTGGCCTTCCTCGACGCTCTGGCCTGGCAGGGCGACCGTCGGTCGTTCGCCGCCTATGGGACATCCCGGTCGGCATAG